A section of the Streptomyces sp. SCL15-4 genome encodes:
- a CDS encoding ABC transporter permease — protein sequence MSFVTWLKRRLVVIAGLLTLAYLLLPNVVVTVFSFNKPKGRFNYEWQRFSADAWKDPCGVADMCGSLSLSLQIAVWATVGATVLGTMISFALVRYRFRARGAVNSLIFLPMAMPEVVMAASLLTLFLNMGAQLGFWTILIAHIMFCLSFVVTAVKARVMSMDPRLEEAARDLYAGPVQTFVRVTLPIAAPGIAAGALLSFALSFDDFIITNFNAGSTVTFPMFVWGSAQRGTPVQINVIGTAMFLLAVLFVLVAMVVGNRRNKQKA from the coding sequence ATGTCCTTCGTCACCTGGCTCAAGCGCCGTCTCGTCGTCATCGCGGGACTGCTGACGCTCGCCTATCTGCTGCTGCCGAACGTCGTCGTCACGGTGTTCTCCTTCAACAAACCGAAGGGGCGCTTCAATTACGAATGGCAGCGGTTCTCCGCGGACGCCTGGAAGGACCCGTGCGGGGTCGCCGACATGTGCGGCTCGCTGTCCCTCAGCCTCCAGATCGCCGTCTGGGCGACGGTCGGCGCCACGGTCCTCGGCACGATGATCTCCTTCGCGCTGGTCCGCTACCGCTTCCGCGCGCGCGGCGCCGTGAACTCGCTGATCTTCCTGCCGATGGCCATGCCCGAGGTGGTCATGGCCGCCTCGCTGCTCACCCTGTTCCTCAACATGGGCGCCCAGCTGGGCTTCTGGACCATCCTGATCGCCCACATCATGTTCTGCCTGAGCTTCGTCGTCACCGCGGTCAAGGCGCGCGTGATGTCGATGGACCCGCGCCTGGAGGAGGCCGCCCGGGACCTGTACGCCGGCCCCGTGCAGACCTTCGTGCGGGTCACCCTGCCCATCGCGGCACCCGGAATCGCCGCGGGCGCGCTGCTGTCGTTCGCGCTCTCCTTCGACGATTTCATCATCACCAATTTCAACGCCGGCTCGACCGTCACCTTCCCGATGTTCGTCTGGGGTTCGGCGCAGCGCGGAACGCCCGTCCAGATCAACGTGATCGGCACGGCCATGTTCCTCCTCGCCGTCCTGTTCGTCCTGGTCGCGATGGTCGTCGGAAACCGCCGGAACAAGCAAAAGGCATAG
- a CDS encoding FAD-dependent oxidoreductase, whose amino-acid sequence MAPSAMSRGKDNWIASLSEAQPVPYWLEDPGKPAAEPALTTAETCDLLVVGGGYSGLWTALNAKERDPGRDVVLLEGREVGWAASGRNGGFCAASLTHGLPNGLTRWPDEIHRLQELGRRNLDEIEAAITRYGIDCDFERTGEIDVATATYQARELKDWHRELRDKGLADGIEFLDADAVRAEVDSPTFQAGLWDRRGVAMLHPAKLAWGLKRACLDLGVRVYEHTPALTLKTYGAGMAVRTPYGAVRARKVALGTNIFPNLVRRVRSYTVPVYDYALMTEPLTAEQLASVGWHNRQGLGDSANQFHYFRLSADNRVLWGGYDAIYPYGGRVRAEYDDRPETYAKLAGHFFTCFPQLEGVRFTHAWGGAIDTCSRFSAFFGTAHHDRVAYAAGYTGLGVGATRFGADVMLDLLDGERTERTGLEMVRRKPLPFPPEPFAWTGIALTKWSLARADAHGGRRNLWLRTMDRLGLGFDS is encoded by the coding sequence ATGGCCCCAAGCGCCATGAGCCGTGGGAAAGACAACTGGATCGCCTCTCTCTCCGAAGCCCAGCCGGTCCCGTACTGGCTGGAAGACCCCGGCAAGCCGGCGGCCGAGCCCGCTCTCACCACCGCCGAGACCTGCGACCTGCTGGTGGTCGGCGGCGGCTACAGCGGACTGTGGACCGCGCTCAACGCCAAGGAGCGCGACCCCGGGCGCGACGTCGTCCTGCTGGAAGGCCGCGAGGTGGGCTGGGCCGCCTCCGGCCGCAACGGCGGCTTCTGCGCCGCCTCCCTCACGCACGGCCTGCCCAACGGCCTCACCCGCTGGCCCGACGAGATCCACCGGCTCCAGGAGCTGGGCCGGCGCAACCTCGACGAGATCGAGGCCGCGATCACCCGGTACGGCATCGACTGCGACTTCGAGCGCACCGGCGAGATCGACGTGGCCACCGCGACCTACCAGGCCCGGGAACTGAAGGACTGGCACCGGGAACTCCGGGACAAGGGCCTCGCCGACGGCATCGAGTTCCTGGACGCCGACGCCGTGCGCGCCGAGGTGGACTCGCCCACCTTCCAGGCGGGCCTGTGGGACCGCCGGGGCGTGGCCATGCTGCACCCGGCCAAGCTCGCCTGGGGCCTGAAGCGGGCCTGCCTGGACCTCGGGGTGCGGGTGTACGAGCACACCCCCGCCCTCACCCTGAAGACCTACGGCGCCGGGATGGCCGTACGCACTCCGTACGGCGCCGTCCGCGCCCGCAAGGTCGCGCTCGGCACCAACATCTTCCCGAACCTGGTGCGGCGCGTGCGCTCGTACACCGTCCCGGTCTACGACTACGCCCTGATGACCGAGCCGCTGACCGCCGAGCAGCTCGCCTCGGTCGGCTGGCACAACCGGCAGGGCCTCGGGGACAGCGCCAACCAGTTCCACTACTTCCGGCTCTCCGCCGACAACCGCGTCCTGTGGGGCGGCTACGACGCGATCTACCCCTACGGCGGCCGGGTGCGCGCCGAGTACGACGACCGGCCCGAGACGTACGCCAAGCTGGCCGGCCACTTCTTCACCTGTTTCCCGCAGCTGGAGGGCGTCCGCTTCACCCACGCCTGGGGCGGCGCGATCGACACCTGCTCCCGGTTCTCCGCGTTCTTCGGCACCGCCCACCATGACCGGGTGGCCTACGCGGCCGGCTACACGGGCCTCGGCGTCGGCGCCACCCGGTTCGGCGCGGACGTGATGCTGGACCTGCTGGACGGGGAGCGCACCGAGCGGACCGGACTGGAGATGGTCCGCAGGAAGCCGCTGCCGTTCCCGCCGGAGCCGTTCGCCTGGACCGGGATCGCCCTCACCAAGTGGTCGCTGGCCCGCGCGGACGCGCACGGCGGCCGGCGGAACCTGTGGCTGCGGACGATGGACCGGCTGGGGCTGGGCTTCGACAGCTGA
- a CDS encoding ABC transporter permease, with the protein MSTLTEAPPPLSPAPPEEKPPRRRGRLTPYWLLLPGMLWLIVFFALPMIYQASTSVQQGSLEEGYKVTWHFATYWDALSAYWPQFLRSVCYAAAATVLCLLLGYPLAYLIAFRAGRWRNLIMVLVIAPFFTSFLIRTLAWKTILADGGPVVHALNTLHVLDLTDWLGWTAGDRVLATPLAVVCGLTYNFLPFMILPLYTSLERIDGRLHEAAGDLYARPWTTFRKVTFPLSMPGVVSGTLLTFIPAAGDYVNAELLGSTDTRMIGNVIQTQFLRVLDYPTAAALSFILMAAILAMVTLYIRRSGTEDLV; encoded by the coding sequence ATGTCCACGCTCACCGAGGCGCCCCCGCCGCTCAGCCCCGCCCCGCCCGAGGAGAAGCCCCCGCGCCGCCGCGGCCGCCTCACCCCGTACTGGCTGCTGCTGCCCGGCATGCTGTGGCTGATCGTCTTCTTCGCGCTGCCGATGATCTACCAGGCCTCCACCTCCGTGCAGCAGGGCTCGCTGGAGGAGGGCTACAAGGTCACCTGGCACTTCGCGACCTACTGGGACGCGCTGTCCGCGTACTGGCCGCAGTTCCTGCGCTCGGTCTGCTACGCCGCCGCGGCGACCGTGCTGTGCCTGCTGCTCGGCTATCCGCTGGCGTACCTCATCGCCTTCCGCGCCGGCCGCTGGCGCAACCTGATCATGGTCCTGGTGATCGCGCCGTTCTTCACCAGCTTCCTGATCCGCACCCTGGCCTGGAAGACGATCCTCGCCGACGGCGGCCCGGTCGTGCACGCCCTGAACACGCTGCACGTGCTGGACCTGACCGACTGGCTCGGCTGGACGGCCGGCGACCGGGTGCTGGCCACCCCGCTGGCCGTGGTGTGCGGGCTGACGTACAACTTCCTGCCGTTCATGATCCTGCCGCTGTACACCTCGCTGGAGCGGATCGACGGGCGGCTGCACGAGGCGGCCGGCGACCTGTACGCCCGGCCCTGGACCACCTTCCGCAAGGTCACCTTCCCGCTGTCCATGCCGGGCGTGGTCTCCGGAACGCTGCTGACCTTCATCCCGGCCGCCGGCGACTACGTCAACGCCGAACTCCTCGGCTCCACCGACACCCGCATGATCGGCAATGTCATCCAGACGCAGTTCCTGCGCGTTCTGGACTATCCGACGGCCGCCGCCCTCTCCTTCATCCTCATGGCCGCCATCCTGGCCATGGTCACCCTCTACATCCGCCGGTCCGGCACGGAGGATCTGGTCTGA